From a single Dermacentor silvarum isolate Dsil-2018 unplaced genomic scaffold, BIME_Dsil_1.4 Seq5094, whole genome shotgun sequence genomic region:
- the LOC119435182 gene encoding circumsporozoite protein-like has product MPPRKNTARRGRPFAKLGDSGDRTASQDDVPSEAAHVASSEGSEKPGPQAKKPAVSPRKVAAPKPVAAKPRTGAIEPAAKKRAVAAKPAAVNEDSSVRTISDASEADAEDDGAFEALVLDADDDEEVPPENAGDGETGVEDDSASAPNEGGVAVSADENAEGEDAGAGEADEAPGDDAVDEEGNGDYAGEPEEGAEGCQGDAEGADYEGDGDAEVNPNEEGAVGEADYAEGDEMGDVEHPAEDGLEGDNALDEHAPNDAPEPSADDGVEALENGVSAEPEHEEAGEDVAAAATASGDGEGETIVRDLAPSERDFVMAEVEEIKDEPTTEVTRLWDLCPDVELDGAETITASVHETIQRSVRQFIERLLRDAKETGTVPDGASAAAKDGKPLYGCNLCNIEMDQPELFDCHVESQRHIKRLRWMYFMGMN; this is encoded by the exons ATGCCCCCGCGAAAAAATACGGCGCGCCGCGGTCGACCATTCGCCAAGTTAGGAGATAGCGGCGATAGGACGGCGTCGCAGGACGACGTTCCCTCGGAAGCAGCGCACGTCGCTTCTTCCGAAGGCTCAGAGAAGCCTGGGCCCCAAGCTAAAAAGCCGGCTGTATCACCGCGCAAGGTGGCTGCGCCAAAGCCCGTCGCTGCCAAGCCTCGGACCGGCGCCATTGAACCGGCCGCTAAAAAGCGCGCCGTCGCCGCCAAGCCGGCAGCCGTAAACGAGGATAGTTCGGTACGAACTATCAGCGACGCTTCCGAGGCCGATGCGGAAGACGACGGGGCCTTCGAGGCGCTCGTTCTCGATGCGGACGACGACGAAGAGGTCCCTCCCGAGAACGCCGGGGACGGGGAGACCGGCGTTGAAGACGACTCGGCGTCCGCCCCTAACGAGGGAGGTGTTGCAGTGAGTGCCGACGAAAACGCCGAGGGAGAAGACGCGGGAGCGGGCGAAGCCGACGAGGCACCGGGCGACGACGCGGTCGACGAGGAAGGGAACGGCGACTACGCCGGCGAGCCTGAAGAAGGTGCCGAAGGTTGTCAAGGGGACGCCGAAGGTGCCGACTACGAAGGCGATGGTGACGCGGAAGTAAATCCTAACGAAGAAGGAGCAGTCGGTGAGGCGGACTATGCGGAGGGCGACGAGATGGGTGACGTCGAGCACCCGGCAGAGGACGGGTTGGAAGGTGACAACGCCCTGGATGAACATGCTCCGAACGATGCTCCGGAACCAAGCGCCGACGACGGAGTGGAGGCTCTCGAGAACGGCGTCTCTGCTGAGCCAGAACACGAAGAAGCGGGAGAAGATGTTGCTGCAGCGGCCACCGCAAGTGGCGACGGCGAAGGCGAGACGATCGTGCGCGATCTGGCGCCTTCCGAGCGCGACTTCGTGATGGCCGAGGTTGAAGAGATCAAAGACGAGCCTACTACCGAGGTGACCCGGTTGTGGGACCTGTGCCCCGACGTGGAGCTCGACGGTGCCGAGACCATCACGGCATCGGTTCACGAGACCATTCAGCGGTCGGTACGTCAGTTCATCGAGAGACTTCTGCGGGACGCCAAGGAGACGGGTACGGTTCCCGACGGTGCGAGCGCTGCTGCTAAG GATGGGAAGCCACTGTACGGCTGCAACCTCTGCAACATTGAGATGGACCAGCCCGAGTTGTTTGACTGCCACGTGGAAAGCCAGCGCCACATCAAACGCCTCCGTTGGATGTACTTCATGGGCATGAACA